One Serinus canaria isolate serCan28SL12 chromosome Z, serCan2020, whole genome shotgun sequence DNA window includes the following coding sequences:
- the FAM151B gene encoding protein FAM151B, with protein sequence MASGPRGAWSEWPVDHFLRTGRIAARDGAAVRWFHAANSRARAAEAARSDVHMVEVDVVLRGGDGEPILAHPPDTDSDITLQEWLAQMGSTNKGIKLDFKSLAAVGPSLELLGQLGQCLDRPVWLNGDILPGPRGSCAPLDARAFLGAVTSSCPDATLSLGWTTGCHREQGYEWPAVQEMWRLCRALCQPVTFAVRAALVPGSVPQLQWLLQQCHRFSLTVWTGKEDVYSVEDLLLIRENFDKSRVYYDIFEPQNSEFKKAIGMEQ encoded by the exons aTGGCGAGCGGGCCGCGGG GCGCCTGGAGCGAGTGGCCCGTGGATCACTTCCTGCGCACCGGGCGCATCGCGGCCAGGGACGGGGCCGCCGTGCGCTGGTTCCACGCCGCCAACAGCCGGGCCCGGGCCGCGGAGGCCGCGCGAA gcGATGTGCACATGGTGGAGGTGGATGTTGTGCTCCGGGGAGGGGACGGGGAGCCCATCCTGGCCCACCCCCCGGACACTGACAGCGACATCACCCTGCAGGAGTGGCTGGCACAGATGGGCAGCACCAACAAAGGCATCAAACTCGACTTTAAGAG CCTGGCCGCCGTGGGAccctctctggagctgctggggcagctggggcagtgcctggACAGACCCGTGTGGCTGAACGGGGACATCCTGCCCGGGCCCCGCGGGAGCTGCGCGCCGCTGGACGCCCGCGCCTTCCTGGGCgctgtcacctcctcctgccccgatgccaccctgtccctgggctggaCCACGGGCTGCCACCGAGAGCAAG gctACGAGTGGCCGGCGGTGCAGGAGATGTGGCGGCTGTGCCGCGCGCTGTGCCAGCCGGTGACCTTCGCCGTCAGGGCTGCGCTGGTGCCCGGCTCCGTCCCgcagctgcagtggctgctgcagcagtgccacag GTTCAGCCTCACTGTTTGGACAGGAAAGGAGGATGTGTATTCTGTAGAAGACTTGCTTCTCATCCGAGAAAATTTTGATAAAAGTAGGGTTTATTATGACATTTTTGAGCCACAAAATTCTGAATTCAAAAAAGCCATTGGAATGGAACAGTAG
- the ANKRD34B gene encoding ankyrin repeat domain-containing protein 34B, with protein MEAVDVPPEGYSLIKAVYQRRLRLTRLLIDGGAYVNESNSRGETPLMVACMTQHADLQSASKARMVKYLLDNKADPNIQDKSGKTALMHACLEKAGPEVVSLLLMSGADPSLPDHSNCSALVYAINAADRDTLELLLKACKARGKEVIIITTDKSASGRQKTKQYLNVPPPDLEECTSPADCTSPSEIEPHEGPEDPFSYKELYGGQQGDSSSERMPLMTKSSSTPARFKLAQVLQCDPWLKCCPAVFQQRKIASPQELQSISPMEELSCKVGGLDLCKSVATSHESRDRKDPAQVLRTSDQTMSRKALRDAINYQTPFVEEKHNPSEIPMGMDASLGQISLLSNLGNIIKKGSGEANYNISGSQLTNSLIPAADTKGSKSSKGTKEILPTYQTLLPSPRRGLEMSPVSPRGRNQAPPLEEEGSGALVLDQTRPGFLPPLSVSPRPPVPELTVINTVSGMISYGQTHLVPPGSAFPKGTKETNLLRRRPYEQITV; from the coding sequence atgGAGGCAGTGGACGTGCCGCCCGAGGGCTACTCGCTGATCAAGGCCGTGTACCAGCGGCGGCTGCGGCTGACGCGGCTGCTGATCGACGGCGGCGCCTACGTCAATGAGAGCAACAGCCGCGGCGAGACCCCGCTCATGGTGGCCTGCATGACCCAGCACGCCGACCTGCAGAGCGCCAGCAAGGCCAGGATGGTCAAGTACCTGCTGGACAACAAGGCTGACCCCAACATCCAGGACAAGTCGGGCAAGACGGCCCTGATGCATGCCTGCCTGGAGAAGGCAGGCCCCGAGGTGGTGTCGCTGCTGCTGATGAGCGGCGCTGACCCCAGCCTGCCGGACCACTCCAACTGCTCTGCGCTGGTGTACGCCATCAACGCTGCCGACAGAGACacgctggagctgctgctgaaggccTGCAAGGCGCGAGGGAAAGAGGTCATCATCATCACCACGGACAAGTCCGCCTCGGGGAGGCAGAAGACCAAGCAGTACCTGAACGTGCCTCCTCCAGACCTGGAGGAATGCACTTCCCCAGCCGACTGCACCTCCCCGTCAGAGATAGAACCACACGAGGGTCCAGAAGACCCATTCAGCTATAAAGAGCTGTATGGTGGGCAGCAGGGGGACAGCTCATCTGAAAGAATGCCACTGATGACCAAATCCAGCTCCACACCAGCACGCTTCAAGCTGGCACAGGTGCTGCAGTGTGATCCGTGGCTGAAGTGCTGTCCAGCAGTgttccagcagaggaaaattgCTTCTCCACAAGAACTCCAGAGTATCAGTCCCATGGAAGAGCTCTCCTGTAAAGTCGGTGGCCTTGACTTATGCAAGAGTGTCGCCACCAGTCATGAAAGTAGAGACAGGAAGGACCCTGCTCAGGTGCTGAGAACCTCTGATCAAACCATGTCAAGGAAAGCACTACGTGATGCAATAAACTATCAGACTCCTTTTGTTGAAGAGAAACATAACCCCAGTGAGATTCCCATGGGCATGGATGCCAGTTTGGGACAAATCAGCTTACTTTCAAACCTTGGCAATATTATCAAGAAAGGAAGTGGAGAAGCAAATTACAACATCTCTGGTTCTCAGTTAACTAACAGTCTAATTCCTGCTGCTGATACCAAAGGTAGTAAGTCATCAAAAGGAACTAAAGAGATTCTTCCCACATACCAGACTTTGTTACCAAGTCCAAGAAGAGGCCTGGAGATGTCTCCTGTTTCTCCAAGAGGCAGAAATCAGGCTCCTCCTCTAGAGGAAGAGGGCTCAGGAGCCTTAGTGTTGGATCAGACAAGGCCAGGTTTTCTGCCTCCACTGAGTGTGAGCCCCCGCCCCCCAGTTCCAGAGCTCACTGTCATAAACACAGTTTCTGGAATGATTTCTTACGGACAAACTCACTTAGTACCCCCAGGATCTGCCTTCCCTAAGGGGACCAAAGAGACGAATCTGCTGCGGAGGAGGCCGTATGAGCAGATCACAGTCTGA